One window of Microcoleus vaginatus PCC 9802 genomic DNA carries:
- a CDS encoding transposase translates to MLVFEFKAYGKKQQLDAIDEAIRTVQFIRNKALRFWMDNQKVDKYDLNKYSAVLAKEFSFCDDLNSMARQSSSERAWSAISRFYDNCKKKIPGKKGFPQFQKDNRSVEYKTTGWRLATDRQSLTFTDKKGIGKLKLKGTRDLHFYHRSQIKRVRLVKRADGYFVQFCVQVDRSQKIEVTGNAIGLDVGLKEFYTDSKGVAVENPRFLGKGEYRLKKAQRRVSKRVKGSHNRRKARVILGKRHLKISRQRKDFAVKLARCVIQSNDCVAYEDLRIKNMVKNHCLAKSINDASWYMFRTWMEYFGKVFGRITIAVPANGTSQECSSCRTVVKKSLSTRTHACQCGCTLDRDWNAARNILKEGIKYGGAHRNLDLRSERLWRIDRYRC, encoded by the coding sequence ATGCTAGTTTTTGAATTCAAAGCATACGGTAAAAAGCAGCAATTAGATGCTATAGATGAAGCAATTAGAACAGTGCAGTTCATCCGCAACAAAGCATTGCGCTTTTGGATGGACAACCAAAAAGTCGATAAATACGACTTAAATAAGTACAGCGCTGTTTTAGCTAAAGAATTTTCGTTTTGCGATGACTTGAACAGCATGGCTCGGCAATCTAGCTCAGAAAGAGCGTGGTCGGCAATCTCCCGATTCTACGATAACTGTAAAAAGAAAATTCCGGGAAAAAAGGGATTTCCGCAGTTCCAGAAAGACAACCGCTCGGTCGAATATAAGACAACCGGATGGCGTCTGGCAACCGACCGGCAATCTCTCACTTTTACCGACAAGAAAGGAATCGGGAAACTCAAACTAAAAGGGACGCGCGACTTACATTTTTATCACCGTAGTCAAATCAAGCGAGTACGCTTAGTAAAGCGAGCAGACGGATATTTCGTCCAGTTTTGCGTTCAAGTTGACCGCTCTCAAAAGATTGAGGTCACAGGCAATGCCATTGGATTAGACGTGGGGCTCAAAGAGTTCTACACAGACTCAAAGGGCGTTGCCGTCGAAAATCCGCGATTTCTGGGCAAGGGAGAGTACAGATTAAAAAAAGCCCAAAGACGAGTTTCAAAACGAGTCAAGGGTTCGCACAACAGAAGAAAAGCTAGAGTGATTCTAGGAAAGCGCCACCTCAAAATAAGTAGACAGCGTAAAGATTTTGCCGTGAAATTGGCAAGATGCGTCATCCAGTCAAACGACTGTGTAGCCTACGAAGATTTGAGGATTAAAAATATGGTGAAGAATCACTGTTTAGCCAAATCGATTAACGACGCATCTTGGTATATGTTCCGAACATGGATGGAATATTTCGGCAAAGTATTCGGAAGGATTACGATTGCCGTGCCAGCCAATGGAACAAGTCAAGAATGTTCTAGCTGCAGGACTGTTGTTAAGAAAAGTCTATCAACGCGAACCCACGCTTGTCAGTGCGGATGCACCCTTGATAGAGATTGGAACGCCGCTAGAAATATCCTCAAGGAGGGGATTAAGTACGGTGGGGCACACCGGAACTTGGATCTTAGATCCGAACGCTTGTGGAGAATTGACCGCTACCGATGTTGA